Proteins encoded by one window of Streptomyces uncialis:
- a CDS encoding epoxide hydrolase family protein: MPRPTSDDVQAFEARATDADLDDLRARLAAARLPEAETVHPAAPGPRRWAQGVPLADLVDVVNHWRTGYDWRSFEERLDRIGQFRTTVDGLGIHFLHRRSTRADATPLVLTHGWPGSVAEFTDVVDELADPKDPDAPAFHVVVPSLPGFGHSDKPATTGWGTERIAAAWVELMGRLGYARFLAHGGDWGGNITTVLGGRFPAHVLGIHTTFAEGPPGLTTDGLTADERGWAEETHHFWRHRAAYAKQQATRPQTIGYSLVDSPVGLLAWILDKFAEWSDTEDSPFEKIPMDRVLDDVTLYWLTRSGASAARIYYESHNSLDPGLRVDVPSAITMYPRDVEKCPRPWARERYRRIVRWGTPEAGGHFPSLEVPELFVKDLREGLAAVLAAPR, encoded by the coding sequence ATGCCCCGCCCGACCAGCGACGACGTGCAAGCATTCGAAGCCCGCGCGACCGACGCCGACCTCGACGATCTGCGCGCGCGACTGGCCGCGGCGCGGCTGCCGGAGGCCGAGACGGTCCATCCCGCCGCGCCCGGTCCTCGCCGATGGGCACAGGGTGTTCCGCTCGCCGACCTCGTCGATGTCGTGAACCACTGGCGCACCGGGTACGACTGGCGGTCGTTCGAGGAGCGCCTCGACCGGATCGGTCAGTTCCGTACGACCGTCGACGGTCTGGGAATCCACTTCCTGCACCGTCGCTCCACGCGCGCGGACGCCACTCCTCTCGTCCTGACGCACGGCTGGCCGGGCAGCGTCGCCGAGTTCACCGATGTGGTGGACGAGCTGGCGGACCCGAAGGACCCGGACGCGCCCGCGTTCCACGTCGTCGTCCCGTCGCTGCCGGGCTTCGGCCACAGCGACAAGCCGGCCACCACCGGGTGGGGCACCGAGAGGATCGCGGCCGCATGGGTGGAACTCATGGGAAGGCTCGGCTACGCCAGGTTCCTGGCCCATGGCGGCGACTGGGGAGGCAACATCACCACCGTTCTCGGCGGCAGGTTTCCGGCGCATGTGCTCGGCATCCACACCACGTTCGCGGAGGGGCCGCCCGGATTGACGACGGACGGACTGACGGCGGACGAGCGCGGGTGGGCCGAGGAGACCCACCACTTCTGGCGCCACCGCGCGGCGTACGCGAAGCAGCAGGCGACCCGGCCGCAGACCATCGGCTACTCGCTCGTCGACTCACCGGTCGGGCTTCTCGCCTGGATCCTCGACAAGTTCGCCGAGTGGTCGGACACCGAGGACAGCCCGTTCGAGAAGATCCCCATGGACAGGGTCCTCGACGACGTCACCCTGTACTGGCTGACGCGGAGCGGCGCGTCGGCGGCCCGTATCTACTACGAGAGCCACAACTCGCTGGACCCCGGACTCCGGGTCGACGTCCCATCGGCGATCACCATGTATCCCCGCGACGTCGAGAAGTGTCCGCGCCCGTGGGCGCGGGAACGCTACCGGCGGATCGTCCGATGGGGGACGCCCGAAGCCGGTGGGCACTTCCCGTCGCTGGAGGTGCCCGAGCTCTTCGTCAAGGACCTGCGGGAGGGCCTCGCGGCAGTGCTGGCCGCTCCTCGCTGA
- a CDS encoding alpha/beta fold hydrolase, producing MSPSPSSLWSPTRWAGDGPVRLAYDRFTEGAGGEPLLVATGLGANRRWVPDGLCRTLAGQGFAVARYDQRDGGESTRLPPVSTRDPVSALLTRHPRAYTAEDMEDDAVVVMNALEWPSAHLLGFSLGGAVVQRVALRHPDRVRSLTSMAAVPADIAGLRTMRYIRMGTLARFGRLRFPDTREGAVEAGVAVSRLLASPNRPFDEAAARAAAERNADSGVHDRRAQSRQIGARWHGPPICAITRPALVLHGADDPLVKPRAARAIAARIPDARLILLPGVGHDLPVSAWDTVATAIRALADTSRDRPLPATG from the coding sequence ATGTCCCCATCGCCGTCATCCCTCTGGAGCCCCACCCGCTGGGCCGGTGACGGCCCCGTGCGGCTGGCCTACGACCGGTTCACCGAAGGGGCGGGAGGCGAACCGCTCCTCGTGGCCACGGGTCTGGGCGCCAATCGCCGCTGGGTACCGGACGGGCTGTGCCGGACGCTGGCCGGGCAGGGCTTCGCGGTGGCCCGCTACGACCAGCGCGACGGAGGCGAGTCGACCCGTCTGCCGCCCGTCTCCACCCGCGACCCCGTCTCCGCGCTGCTCACCCGGCACCCGCGCGCGTACACGGCGGAGGACATGGAGGACGACGCGGTCGTGGTCATGAACGCCCTGGAGTGGCCCTCGGCGCATCTCCTGGGCTTCTCGCTGGGTGGTGCCGTCGTGCAGCGGGTGGCCCTGCGCCACCCGGACCGCGTCCGGTCGCTCACGTCCATGGCCGCCGTCCCCGCCGACATCGCGGGGCTGCGGACGATGCGGTACATACGGATGGGCACCCTGGCGAGGTTCGGCCGTCTGAGGTTCCCCGACACCCGGGAGGGCGCGGTCGAGGCGGGGGTCGCGGTGTCCCGTCTCCTGGCCTCGCCGAACCGTCCGTTCGACGAGGCGGCGGCGCGTGCCGCGGCCGAGCGCAACGCGGACAGCGGTGTGCACGACCGGCGGGCGCAGAGCCGTCAGATCGGCGCGCGCTGGCACGGCCCGCCGATCTGCGCCATCACCCGGCCCGCCCTGGTGCTCCACGGAGCGGACGACCCCCTCGTCAAGCCCCGCGCGGCCAGGGCGATCGCCGCCCGGATCCCCGATGCTCGGCTGATCCTGCTGCCCGGGGTCGGCCATGACCTTCCCGTCTCCGCCTGGGACACCGTCGCCACCGCGATCCGCGCACTCGCCGACACCTCCCGCGACCGGCCCCTCCCCGCGACCGGCTGA
- a CDS encoding ATP-dependent helicase translates to MARLDTLEAVATEMEARRSFLVEAGAGAGKTTTLVRTLQHLLNHHRTDLEAHGRRIACITYTNVAKKKIHERIAADPLIDVGTIHEFLWSAIQPYQRELWLQILDYNKDLTKPEDLDDVTAPPVIEYSDRGRRLSEGRISHDDVIALSLRLVTAHPKLIRIIASKYPIIFVDEYQDTSPKTIQLLLDHLAGAGHENCVVGLFGDSMQKIYESGVGAVKRPGLLTEITKHENYRCSPPVVEVLNRMRPDLIQDAIGDQQTGEVHLFLNTGTPAGPERLTAAEATLAQNGWTRENSKYLLLTHRRIAGTLEYANLLEQYRKLSRYGPDDLMARNEPYIQYLTRVESVSTAFRNNDFAELTSLLDEGWTRITRHSDKRAISQAIRALDAVRTSGTIGDVLDLMGDGHLLATPGKLKSLERRRTATGLDERDQRRADFSNNLRNVSYREVISVTNFIDELTPFSTQHGVKGDEFENVVVVVDDSAWNRYNIGKMLAGTDKPDRTERSRNLFYVCCSRAQRGLAVVFVNDLPEGAESTLQDWFASGIIHP, encoded by the coding sequence GTGGCTCGCCTAGACACCCTCGAAGCCGTCGCCACGGAGATGGAGGCCCGGCGCAGCTTCCTCGTCGAAGCAGGAGCCGGCGCCGGCAAGACGACCACCCTGGTCCGCACCTTGCAGCACCTCCTGAACCACCACCGCACAGACCTGGAGGCACACGGTCGGCGGATCGCCTGCATTACATACACGAACGTCGCCAAGAAGAAGATCCACGAACGCATCGCCGCGGACCCCCTCATCGACGTCGGCACCATCCACGAATTCCTCTGGAGTGCCATCCAGCCCTACCAGCGTGAGCTCTGGCTGCAGATCCTCGACTACAACAAGGACCTGACCAAGCCCGAAGACCTCGATGACGTCACCGCTCCCCCAGTGATCGAGTACTCCGACCGCGGGCGCAGGCTGAGCGAAGGGCGCATCTCCCACGACGACGTCATCGCGCTGTCGCTCCGCCTCGTAACAGCACACCCCAAGCTCATACGCATCATCGCCAGCAAGTACCCCATCATCTTCGTCGACGAGTACCAAGACACCTCACCCAAAACGATCCAGCTCCTGCTGGACCACCTGGCGGGCGCCGGCCACGAGAACTGCGTGGTCGGCCTCTTCGGCGACTCCATGCAGAAGATCTACGAGTCCGGTGTCGGAGCGGTGAAACGCCCCGGCCTCCTAACCGAGATCACCAAGCACGAGAACTACCGGTGCTCACCTCCCGTCGTCGAGGTGCTCAACCGGATGCGTCCCGACCTCATCCAGGACGCCATCGGCGACCAGCAGACAGGCGAGGTCCACCTGTTCCTCAACACCGGCACCCCAGCCGGCCCTGAGCGACTCACCGCCGCCGAAGCAACACTTGCCCAGAACGGCTGGACTCGGGAGAACAGCAAATATCTCCTGCTCACTCACCGCAGGATCGCGGGCACACTGGAGTACGCCAACCTCCTCGAACAGTACAGAAAGTTGAGCCGGTACGGCCCCGACGACCTCATGGCACGCAATGAGCCCTACATCCAGTACCTGACGCGCGTCGAGTCCGTGAGCACGGCCTTCCGCAACAACGACTTCGCGGAGCTGACCAGCCTCTTAGACGAGGGATGGACACGGATTACCCGTCACTCCGACAAACGCGCCATCAGTCAGGCCATCCGTGCACTCGACGCCGTACGTACGAGCGGCACCATCGGCGACGTGCTCGACCTGATGGGCGACGGCCACCTCCTCGCCACGCCCGGAAAGCTCAAAAGCCTCGAACGCCGCAGAACCGCAACGGGTCTCGATGAGCGCGACCAGCGACGAGCGGATTTCTCGAACAACCTCCGCAACGTGTCCTACCGGGAAGTGATCAGCGTCACAAATTTCATCGACGAACTCACCCCGTTCTCAACCCAGCACGGCGTCAAGGGCGACGAATTCGAGAACGTCGTGGTGGTGGTCGACGACAGCGCCTGGAACAGGTACAACATCGGCAAGATGCTCGCAGGCACCGACAAACCCGACCGTACCGAGCGCTCACGCAACCTGTTCTACGTGTGCTGCTCGCGAGCCCAGCGCGGCCTGGCCGTGGTTTTCGTCAACGATCTCCCGGAAGGGGCGGAGTCCACTCTTCAAGACTGGTTCGCTTCAGGGATCATCCATCCTTGA
- a CDS encoding CGNR zinc finger domain-containing protein, with translation MRTGFPDFRLGSVLATSFTGTLSERHGNAVERIPTPHRLVDWLKVYDLAVASCTSAQLELARELRESIHVAATAAALQETLPASAVQVINDRSAQGRAAAVLTPEGERRWRLSPASCVEDALGVIAADAISVIAGERDGRLALCASPTCLAAFFDTSRSRTRRWCDMNTCGNRQKKARFNASQRKDPGSAE, from the coding sequence ATGCGTACTGGGTTCCCCGACTTCCGTCTCGGCAGCGTGCTGGCGACCAGCTTCACGGGGACCCTGTCGGAGCGTCACGGCAACGCGGTGGAGCGCATTCCCACCCCGCACCGACTTGTCGACTGGCTGAAGGTCTACGACCTCGCCGTGGCGTCCTGCACCAGCGCCCAGCTCGAACTCGCCCGGGAACTGAGGGAGTCGATCCACGTCGCCGCGACGGCGGCGGCGCTCCAGGAGACCCTCCCTGCCTCCGCTGTGCAGGTCATCAACGACCGCAGCGCCCAGGGTCGGGCCGCGGCCGTCCTGACGCCCGAGGGCGAACGGCGGTGGCGGCTCAGCCCGGCCTCCTGCGTGGAGGACGCCCTCGGTGTGATCGCCGCCGACGCGATCAGCGTCATCGCGGGCGAACGGGACGGAAGACTGGCCTTGTGCGCCTCGCCGACCTGTCTGGCCGCCTTCTTCGACACCAGCCGGAGCCGCACCCGCAGATGGTGCGACATGAACACCTGCGGGAATCGCCAGAAGAAGGCGCGCTTCAACGCCAGCCAGCGCAAGGACCCCGGTTCAGCGGAGTGA
- a CDS encoding dienelactone hydrolase family protein, giving the protein MTHVVLLHSVLGLRPVELLAAERLRRAGHDVVAPDLFGGVAANTLDEGFGLLNRVGWDTVTRRARSALEDMPVDTVLAGVSMGAGVVSALLPERTATAGVLLLHATAELPAGSRPGLPLQLHAADPDPFAPPERVAALEVAARRYGAALEIFRHPGVGHFYTDPGSPEHDAAAAELTWARVVDFLDRLDPRPAPDIRP; this is encoded by the coding sequence ATGACGCACGTCGTACTCCTCCACTCCGTGCTGGGCCTGCGCCCCGTGGAGCTTCTTGCCGCCGAGCGCCTTCGCCGGGCCGGGCACGATGTCGTCGCCCCTGACCTCTTCGGTGGCGTGGCGGCGAACACCCTTGACGAGGGATTCGGGCTGTTGAACCGAGTGGGCTGGGACACCGTGACGCGGCGTGCCCGGTCGGCACTGGAGGACATGCCCGTGGACACGGTGCTGGCCGGAGTCTCCATGGGCGCCGGAGTGGTCAGCGCCCTGTTGCCCGAACGGACGGCTACCGCCGGGGTTCTGCTGCTGCACGCCACCGCGGAACTCCCGGCCGGCTCCCGCCCCGGCCTGCCCCTCCAGCTGCACGCCGCCGACCCTGACCCCTTCGCCCCTCCGGAACGCGTCGCCGCCCTGGAGGTGGCGGCCAGGAGATACGGAGCCGCCCTGGAGATCTTCCGCCACCCCGGCGTCGGCCACTTCTACACGGACCCCGGATCACCGGAACACGACGCAGCCGCGGCCGAGCTGACCTGGGCACGGGTGGTGGATTTCCTCGACCGGCTCGATCCGCGGCCCGCCCCTGACATACGGCCGTAG
- a CDS encoding SMI1/KNR4 family protein: MVDQRLALASVSDFAIWEPVLRLMLTDDTYRSADRSARVAGRISRYGWSLGHQGSLASTRSAVEDIQRSLARGGAQEVAFSAEVQADGTTTLGLVWPSPVVEPAVGYPDLGVLLLADDSLPEPWLRRPEPVPGAMPAPSADPGLLERTLRERLPDAIGATEEEISAAGVRLGVPLPDELKVLYRVTRVDEGDDFEAADRAGEAVGCELFGLEHLGAVDAAGRHRGWNPGAKRAVRTGPDTAVQGLAGSPGWIRFGTNGGDEFAVDLTPGPAGHLGQIILIDHEQSLGAELVADSLTDFVLGRTRAEGRDHGGSQLPAEVGVRVGVGVRVGVGVGHLETVEAAAHPALEVLSVGPGDGRTYSLAPVAGLPRLRTLTASPGTLTDPLEVAGLTGLEFLELGAREWRVLLDAGAVPRTLKAAAITVRDQHHLPVVPLANEILALWNRPRIVQTLLHGDLGPGV; the protein is encoded by the coding sequence ATGGTTGATCAGAGACTTGCTTTAGCGTCGGTGAGCGATTTCGCGATCTGGGAGCCCGTGCTGCGGCTCATGCTGACCGACGACACGTACCGGTCCGCCGACCGGTCGGCCCGTGTCGCGGGACGTATCAGCCGATACGGCTGGAGCCTCGGCCATCAGGGGTCCCTGGCGTCGACGCGGAGCGCGGTGGAGGACATACAGAGGTCGCTCGCGCGCGGCGGGGCCCAGGAGGTCGCGTTCAGCGCGGAGGTCCAAGCGGACGGGACGACCACGCTGGGCCTGGTCTGGCCGAGCCCGGTCGTGGAACCGGCTGTCGGTTACCCGGACCTGGGGGTGCTCCTCCTGGCCGATGACTCCCTTCCCGAGCCGTGGCTCCGCCGTCCCGAGCCGGTGCCCGGGGCGATGCCGGCACCGTCGGCGGATCCGGGGTTGCTGGAGCGGACGCTCCGCGAACGACTGCCTGACGCCATCGGCGCGACGGAGGAGGAGATATCAGCGGCCGGAGTACGCCTCGGTGTGCCGCTGCCCGATGAGCTCAAGGTGCTCTACCGGGTCACCCGGGTGGACGAGGGCGACGACTTCGAGGCGGCGGACCGTGCCGGGGAGGCGGTCGGCTGCGAGCTCTTCGGCCTGGAACACCTGGGCGCCGTCGACGCGGCGGGGCGTCATCGCGGCTGGAACCCCGGCGCGAAGCGTGCGGTCCGCACCGGACCCGACACCGCGGTGCAGGGCCTGGCAGGCTCACCGGGCTGGATCCGCTTCGGGACCAACGGCGGCGACGAGTTCGCCGTCGACCTGACTCCCGGCCCGGCCGGACACCTCGGACAGATCATCCTGATCGACCACGAGCAGAGCCTCGGTGCCGAGCTCGTGGCCGATTCCCTGACCGATTTCGTCCTGGGCCGGACGCGGGCGGAGGGTCGTGACCACGGCGGGAGTCAGCTTCCCGCCGAAGTCGGGGTCCGGGTCGGGGTCGGGGTCCGGGTCGGGGTCGGGGTCGGACACCTTGAGACCGTCGAGGCCGCAGCCCATCCCGCCCTGGAGGTGCTGTCCGTCGGCCCTGGGGACGGCAGAACGTACAGCCTCGCGCCGGTCGCCGGACTGCCCCGGCTGCGCACTCTGACCGCCTCGCCCGGCACGCTGACCGACCCGCTGGAGGTCGCTGGGCTGACCGGACTGGAGTTCCTGGAACTCGGCGCGCGGGAATGGCGCGTCCTCCTGGACGCCGGAGCCGTCCCCCGCACTCTGAAAGCCGCGGCCATCACGGTGCGCGACCAGCACCACCTGCCCGTCGTGCCCCTCGCCAACGAGATCCTGGCCCTCTGGAACCGGCCCCGGATCGTACAGACGCTCCTCCACGGAGACCTCGGTCCCGGGGTCTGA
- a CDS encoding TetR/AcrR family transcriptional regulator has protein sequence MPQELKGRVDELTQEPVIVWLRPGRGARGPAAGVSHAELAAAAVGVADRSGLGAVSMRQVAKELGVGQSSLYRYVSSREDLLDLMTDAAAGETDLGVPLRGDPVEDLLELALRTRAVQLRHPWLTDIPPEPLRLGPCGLAYLEYALRAMESVRLPGPAKLEALAVMNALIAQFVRTEAGNTPASSGRRAAQAAYLNGAAAQGNHPRLAAALAERVEGQGVTEAGTTEDDPHGRFRRTMRRVLDALVTPGIPA, from the coding sequence GTGCCCCAAGAACTGAAAGGACGGGTGGACGAGTTGACGCAGGAGCCTGTGATCGTCTGGCTGCGGCCCGGCCGGGGCGCCCGTGGCCCCGCGGCCGGAGTCAGTCACGCGGAGCTGGCCGCCGCCGCCGTCGGGGTGGCCGACCGGAGCGGTCTCGGGGCGGTGTCCATGCGTCAGGTCGCCAAGGAGCTCGGGGTCGGCCAGTCGTCCCTGTACCGCTATGTCTCCAGCCGTGAGGACCTGCTCGACCTGATGACGGACGCGGCGGCCGGGGAGACCGACCTCGGTGTCCCCTTGCGGGGCGATCCCGTCGAGGACCTGCTCGAACTTGCGCTCCGGACCCGGGCCGTCCAACTGCGGCACCCCTGGCTGACCGACATCCCCCCCGAGCCTCTCCGGCTGGGCCCGTGCGGACTGGCGTACCTGGAGTACGCGCTGCGGGCCATGGAGAGCGTCCGGCTGCCCGGCCCCGCCAAGCTGGAGGCGCTCGCCGTGATGAACGCGCTGATCGCGCAGTTCGTCCGGACGGAGGCGGGGAACACCCCGGCGAGCAGCGGTCGGCGGGCCGCGCAGGCCGCGTATCTGAACGGGGCGGCAGCCCAGGGGAATCACCCCCGGCTCGCGGCCGCCCTGGCGGAGCGGGTGGAAGGACAGGGGGTGACGGAAGCGGGCACGACCGAGGACGACCCGCACGGGCGGTTCCGGCGGACGATGCGCCGGGTGCTCGACGCCCTCGTCACGCCCGGGATCCCCGCGTAG
- a CDS encoding aminoglycoside phosphotransferase family protein — MTRPAPAALDWVASVVGAPVTGADALREGSGPWRLRLAGGGSARTVVLRTGGPGGEVRERFATEVAALEAAAERGVAAPRVIAYDLDGTAAGRPALLTSVVPGSSRVPTAADPARMRALGAAAAALHSLPMTPRAALPRRSRPLADVDFGALRRSHGPSPLWRRATEAFARAAVPDEAGVLVHGDLWQGNTMWDGDTLTGIVDWDSAGVGHPGVDLGSLRCDAALYFGERAANEVLSGWCEASGRAAGDTAYWDLVAALSTPPDLAMWLPALTEQGGPALDRATVAERRDRFLRAALHRLDA; from the coding sequence ATGACCCGCCCGGCCCCGGCGGCCCTCGACTGGGTGGCGTCCGTCGTCGGCGCCCCGGTCACCGGGGCCGACGCGCTGCGGGAGGGGTCGGGGCCCTGGCGGCTGCGGCTGGCGGGCGGCGGGAGCGCGCGGACCGTGGTCCTGCGGACCGGCGGGCCCGGCGGGGAGGTGCGCGAGCGGTTCGCCACCGAGGTGGCGGCCCTGGAGGCCGCCGCGGAGCGGGGTGTCGCCGCGCCCAGGGTGATCGCGTACGACCTGGACGGCACGGCCGCCGGCCGGCCCGCGCTGCTGACCAGCGTGGTACCGGGCAGCAGTCGTGTCCCGACGGCGGCCGACCCGGCCCGGATGCGGGCCCTGGGGGCGGCCGCCGCCGCGCTGCACTCACTGCCGATGACACCGCGCGCCGCGCTGCCGCGCCGCTCCCGGCCGCTGGCGGACGTGGACTTCGGGGCGCTGCGCCGGTCCCATGGCCCGTCGCCGCTCTGGCGGCGGGCCACGGAGGCGTTCGCGCGGGCCGCGGTCCCCGACGAGGCGGGTGTGCTGGTCCACGGCGATCTGTGGCAGGGCAACACCATGTGGGACGGCGACACCCTGACCGGGATCGTGGACTGGGACTCGGCCGGTGTCGGTCACCCCGGGGTGGACCTCGGTTCGCTCCGCTGCGACGCGGCGCTCTACTTCGGCGAACGGGCCGCCAACGAGGTGCTGTCCGGCTGGTGCGAGGCGTCGGGGCGCGCGGCCGGGGACACCGCGTACTGGGACCTGGTCGCCGCGCTGAGCACCCCGCCGGACCTGGCGATGTGGCTCCCCGCGCTCACGGAACAGGGCGGCCCCGCGCTGGACCGGGCCACGGTGGCGGAGCGCCGGGACCGGTTCCTGCGGGCCGCCCTGCACCGGCTCGACGCCTGA
- a CDS encoding serine hydrolase domain-containing protein: MLVVPASTGVSSAQTLSPERTVSAPPSATDPAFPDLDGATAAQLDSAVKKVMTEAGVPGVTVGLWASGKGSYVRSFGVADKDTKAPMDPDLYMRIGSETKTFTVTAMLELVDQGKIGLDDTIGRYIDGVPNGDRITLRELAGMRSGLFNYSMDEDFFKALTSDPDRPFTPQELLDYSFKHPVQFQPGEEFEYSNTNLILVGLVVEKVSGTPINEFIQRNVLDPAGMRHTSFPTDAAFPSPHAQGYTDQTANGKVEDSADWNPSWGWAAGAMISNLRDLRIWAPTLANGTLLTPETQAERLKTAPTSIPGAGYGLGIFNVQGWIGHNGSLPGYESLTIYLPGPKATLVVLLNTDILHDKQEPSTLFGQAITEIVTPDHVFNLPVPKTSPSPSSSP, translated from the coding sequence ATGCTGGTCGTCCCGGCCTCGACGGGGGTCTCCTCCGCACAGACCCTGTCCCCGGAGCGGACCGTCTCCGCCCCACCGTCCGCGACGGACCCGGCCTTCCCCGACCTCGACGGTGCCACGGCCGCCCAGCTCGACTCCGCGGTCAAAAAGGTCATGACGGAGGCCGGGGTACCAGGTGTGACGGTCGGACTCTGGGCGTCCGGCAAGGGGAGTTACGTCCGCTCCTTCGGTGTCGCCGACAAGGACACCAAGGCGCCGATGGACCCCGACCTGTACATGCGCATCGGCAGCGAGACCAAGACCTTCACCGTGACCGCCATGCTCGAACTGGTCGACCAGGGCAAGATCGGCCTCGACGACACGATCGGGAGATACATCGACGGCGTCCCGAACGGCGACAGGATCACGCTGCGGGAGCTCGCCGGGATGCGCAGCGGACTGTTCAACTACTCGATGGACGAGGACTTCTTCAAGGCGCTGACCTCGGATCCCGACCGCCCCTTCACCCCGCAGGAGTTGCTCGACTACTCCTTCAAGCACCCGGTGCAGTTCCAGCCGGGCGAGGAGTTCGAGTACTCCAACACCAACCTCATCCTCGTCGGGCTGGTGGTGGAGAAGGTGAGCGGAACGCCGATCAACGAGTTCATCCAGCGAAACGTCCTGGACCCCGCGGGGATGCGGCACACCTCCTTCCCCACGGACGCCGCGTTCCCCAGCCCGCACGCCCAGGGCTACACCGACCAGACCGCCAACGGGAAGGTCGAGGACTCCGCCGACTGGAACCCCTCGTGGGGCTGGGCCGCCGGTGCGATGATCTCCAACCTCCGGGACCTGCGGATCTGGGCGCCCACCCTCGCCAACGGCACCCTGCTGACCCCCGAGACCCAGGCCGAGCGGCTGAAGACCGCTCCCACGTCGATCCCGGGCGCCGGATACGGACTGGGCATCTTCAACGTCCAGGGGTGGATCGGCCACAACGGCTCACTGCCCGGGTACGAGTCCCTGACGATCTATCTGCCCGGGCCGAAGGCGACGCTCGTCGTCCTCCTCAACACGGACATCCTGCACGACAAGCAGGAACCGAGCACGCTGTTCGGTCAGGCGATCACCGAGATCGTGACCCCGGACCATGTGTTCAACCTCCCGGTCCCGAAGACGTCCCCCTCACCCTCGTCGTCCCCGTAG